Proteins encoded within one genomic window of Prochlorococcus marinus str. MIT 9515:
- a CDS encoding phosphoribulokinase → MSKRHPVVAVTGSSGAGTSTVKRAFEHIFAREDIIPAVVEGDSYHRFERMPMKKAMAEALSKGENFSHFGPEANLFDKLEELFKVYGETGGGKKRYYLHSTEEAQEHNERLGTSLEPGQFTPWEDIPNGTDVLFYEGLHGGVEGEGYNVSSFADLLVGVVPITNLEWIQKIHRDNAERGYSAETIVDTILRRMPDYINHICPQFSKTDINFQRIPTIDTSNPFICRNIPTPDESFVIIHFRKGAREKWGIDFQYLLGMIHDSFMSSPTSIVVNGGKMGFAMELILTPIIHKMIEEKKHA, encoded by the coding sequence ATGTCTAAACGTCATCCAGTAGTTGCTGTAACAGGATCATCAGGAGCAGGAACAAGTACAGTAAAAAGAGCATTTGAGCACATTTTTGCAAGAGAAGATATTATTCCAGCTGTAGTCGAAGGTGATAGTTATCACAGGTTTGAAAGAATGCCTATGAAAAAAGCTATGGCTGAAGCCCTTTCAAAAGGAGAAAATTTTTCTCACTTTGGTCCGGAAGCAAATCTTTTCGACAAGTTGGAGGAACTTTTTAAAGTTTATGGGGAAACTGGTGGAGGGAAAAAAAGATATTATCTTCACAGTACTGAAGAAGCTCAGGAACATAATGAAAGGCTAGGTACATCATTAGAACCAGGACAATTTACTCCGTGGGAAGATATTCCGAACGGAACAGATGTTCTCTTCTACGAGGGTTTACATGGTGGTGTTGAGGGGGAAGGCTACAATGTTTCTTCCTTTGCTGACTTGCTTGTGGGTGTTGTACCCATAACCAACCTAGAGTGGATACAGAAAATTCATAGAGACAATGCTGAGAGAGGTTATTCAGCTGAAACTATAGTTGATACTATTTTGAGAAGAATGCCAGACTATATAAATCATATTTGTCCACAATTTAGTAAAACTGATATAAATTTCCAAAGAATACCTACTATTGATACCTCGAATCCTTTTATATGTAGAAATATTCCAACACCTGATGAAAGTTTTGTAATAATCCACTTTAGAAAAGGAGCAAGAGAAAAATGGGGAATTGATTTTCAATACCTTCTAGGAATGATTCATGATTCATTCATGTCAAGTCCAACAAGTATTGTTGTTAATGGAGGGAAAATGGGTTTTGCAATGGAATTGATACTTACTCCAATAATTCATAAGATGATTGAAGAAAAGAAGCATGCTTAG
- the accD gene encoding acetyl-CoA carboxylase, carboxyltransferase subunit beta has translation MSLIDWFAARRKDQFVGKVSQDTEESDGLWVKCSECGQVAYRKDLISNFNVCSNCSHHNRINSDERINIIADKDSFKEFDDSLSPTDPLKFKDRRSYSDRIKESQEGTGLKDGVITGICSINSMPLALAVMDFRFMGGSMGSVVGEKITRIIEKATIENYPIVIVCASGGARMQEGMLSLMQMAKISGALKKHRAKNLLYMPLLTHPTTGGVTASFAMLGDLILAEPKALIGFAGRRVIEQTLREKLPDNFQTAEYLLEHGFVDVIVNRKELKSTLTSILKIHGVKDLMGAN, from the coding sequence GTGTCTTTAATCGACTGGTTTGCTGCAAGGAGAAAGGATCAATTTGTTGGGAAGGTTTCTCAAGATACTGAGGAAAGTGATGGCCTATGGGTTAAATGTTCGGAATGTGGGCAAGTTGCTTATAGAAAAGATTTAATATCAAATTTTAATGTATGCAGTAATTGTAGCCATCACAATAGAATTAATAGCGATGAAAGAATTAATATAATCGCTGACAAAGATTCATTTAAAGAGTTTGATGATTCATTAAGTCCTACTGACCCATTGAAGTTTAAAGATAGGAGATCTTATTCAGACAGGATAAAAGAAAGTCAAGAGGGGACTGGTCTCAAAGATGGAGTAATAACAGGTATATGTTCCATTAATTCAATGCCTCTGGCTTTAGCTGTAATGGATTTTAGATTTATGGGAGGGTCGATGGGGTCTGTTGTAGGAGAAAAAATTACTAGAATTATCGAAAAAGCAACAATAGAAAACTACCCAATAGTTATTGTTTGTGCTTCTGGTGGAGCAAGAATGCAGGAAGGAATGTTAAGCCTTATGCAAATGGCAAAAATATCTGGAGCACTAAAAAAACATAGGGCTAAAAATCTACTTTATATGCCTTTATTAACGCATCCTACAACTGGAGGTGTTACGGCAAGCTTTGCAATGTTGGGTGATCTAATATTGGCAGAACCAAAAGCTCTTATTGGATTTGCTGGGAGAAGAGTAATTGAACAAACTTTAAGAGAAAAATTACCTGATAATTTTCAAACAGCAGAATATCTTTTGGAACATGGATTCGTTGATGTGATAGTAAATAGGAAAGAACTTAAAAGTACTCTGACAAGTATTTTAAAAATTCATGGAGTAAAAGATCTTATGGGAGCAAATTAA